The nucleotide sequence TTGCACGAGATGGATGATGCTGCATTCCTGGCGACTTGGTTTCACGGTGAAATAAAGCACCTTGGAGAACCCCTGACATGGAAAGCCAGCACCCAAAGGTCCCTGAGGTGTCACGATGACGATAAGTCCTTCCATATGGTCGGGCCAATCGAGTGCCAAGAAGATTAAAAGTCGCCCCGGCGGTTACAAATCTTGGCTGTAATTGGCTGGAGGAAGCGCCGAGGGTTTGTGCTTGAGGTCGTGGAAAGTAAGACCAATAAACAACCAGTAAGCGCATCCATGCACCGATGTCCAAAAGTCATTTAATTGGTCTCGACCTCCGTGCACTTTTGACCTACCCAACTAATGTCCGCATGGAACATGATTTAGGCCATTCCTCCAGGAGTCTGTTCCTTGACTTCTGGGTGAAGCTGGGGCCTAGGAAAACAAATGTGCTGTGGAGGTTTTAGTGGTATCCCCACGCAACAGGCAGACTTGAGCTTGCCGCTCAAAGATCGCATTCTGCGCTTCCTGAAACACGTAGCTCATGTCATTCCTCACTGCTTTTGGTTTATTAACGCCCACATCCCACCGTCTAAAGTAATTGTATCCATTGTACAGGGTATACCAGTACCGGCACACCGCGGGAACCAGAGACCAAACGACCAAGTGAGGTAAGAATAAGTAAAACCGTAATGTCTGGCATGCGACAATCACTTCCAAAGCTTGCCGAGTGACACTAAGATACGTAATCTTGTCAGTATACAAATCATCACGATGCAACCAATTGGCCTGTGTGGGTCTTTCATAGTATTAGACTTACCCTCTTTGTCGTCGTGCTTGTTCAGAATCTTGGCCGTGGCAAGCTCGAAATCCTCCTGTGTGACGTGCACCCTCCTCTCACGCAGGGCGTACATGCCCGCCTCTGTGCAAACACCCTTGAGCTCGGCTCCTGAGCAACCATTCATCTTCTCGGCGATCTTGGTAAGGTTGATACCTCGCGTCAGGTTCATCTTGCGACTATGAATGCGAAGAATGTCCGCACGAGCCTCCACGCTTGGTGGAGGGAACTCGATCTTGCGATCGATACGACCAGGTCGCAGGAGCGCCGGGTCCAGAATGTCGAGTCGGTTAGTCGCCATGATGACCTTGATGTTCTTGGTGGGCTCGAAACCATCCAGCTGGTTGAGCAGCTCCAACATGGTACGCTGCACCTCAGAATCGCCACCGCTGGTACCCTCGACACGAGATGATCCGATGGAATCGATTTCGTCCATGAAGATGATGGAAGGCGCATGCTCACGAGCCATGACGAAAAGCTCGCGCACCATTCGGCTACCCTCACCGATGTACTTTTGCACCAACTCACTACCGGACACACGGATGAACTTGCAGTCGGTGTGATGCGCGACGGCTCTCGCCAGCAGTGTCTTTCCCGTACCGGGCGGGCCGTAAAGCAAGACGCCCTTGGGCTGTGCAATACCTAGACTCTCGAAGAGTTCTGGGTGCTTCAATCCAAGCTCGATGACTTCCTTGATTTCCTTAATCTGCTGATCGAGACCTCCGATCATGTCGTATGTGCTGTCGGGAACCTTTTCGACCATCATGAGCGAGACGAGCGGGTCGACGGAGGAGGGAAGCATCTTTTCGAGCTTGTAGCTGTCCGACAAGAGGGTTACACGCTTGCCGACTGTGAGCTTTGTGATGTCTACGCTGTCGGCGATATCGACCACTGTTGAAGGTTAGTAGGCGTCAACGGCGAGAACCACGATACGTATCGTACGTAGGTAGTCGGTCTTGTCCACTAGGAGCAGATGGAATCAACATACCGTATTTGCCCTCCGGATGTACCTTGACCAAGACTTTTTTTGTGCCCATCACCTTGACAACTTCGCCGACGTAGGAACCAGGCTGTTGAAGCAAGCCCAGCTCCTCCCGCAGTAGCCGTACCCTTGAGTTGTAGTCATTTCTCTGAGCCTCAAGTCTTCGGAGTACAGCCTGGCCCTTGAGGATCTCAAGCTTCATCGCCTCTATCTTGTTGTGGTAGTAATTGTCGAGCGCCATCTTGGCTGTCTGGACTTGTCGTCCGCAGGCGGAGTTCGTGGGGGTTCGTTTGTTAGGTGCGGCGAGGGACCGGTTGGTTCTTCGAATTGAAGGTCGCCGTATTCGTCTCGAtggacgaaatcgtttgtaTTCGAGGTGTTCAAGTTCGATGCAAGCCAACTTGATTGCGTTTATGATGATTGCTGGGTGGTGATCTGGATGGATTAGACTTTCAGATCGCTATCGTCGGTGATGTTCACCATGTTTCCACATCGGAGCTGAGCTGCTGCCCTGCGCAGGTGGGTCAGTGCGTCAGGCAAGAGCGCCCACGCGTCCAGCCAGCTTGCTCAAACAGCCACGATCACGTGCCGATATTAAGACACCGTCCAGCTACTTGGCTAAGCTTTTACCGTAGACCCCAGCAACCCAGGTAGTAAGTCACCTTACCTACCCTGTCGCAAATCATAATTACTACCACTCCCTGTTGATATCTTCGTCTCGACTTCAATTAACCATCTCATCTGGAGAGGCAAGCAAGGCAATGTGTATGGCACGCTGTCACATGGTTCCTCCTCATACCTTGGCGTTTTGCACTTACACTCGCATTTACCTATATGGTCCATATCCAGAACTCAATTCGTAATTTGCCAACTGTTTATCGTCTTATCAACGATTGAGTTATCTACCCGCAGAATCGGCATGGCACTAAGTGAAGTACTGTACATTTTATTGATACTCCGTACCCCGTACTCCGTACTTAACCTAACTAGCAATACGACCGGCAATTAagtaactacctacctacctaggggTATGTAACATACCACTTTGGTTACAACCATATAACTCCCGCTGGAGCCGAAAGGTACTCTGCCGCAGGACTGCGCAACCATCTACATCATCACAttcctgcctacctaccatACCCTAGTATTCTCCTCGATAGCTGCCCGACCCGGGTATGACCCGGATATGCATGCTTGCTTACTATCACTCGGCAGACGCATGACTTGGGTTGCCCGGCCGCAATGAGGCTGCAAGCCAAGATCAAGCTGTCACCCTGGTGCTTTTGCTCCTCCGCTCGAAAAGATCTTCGTCATTCTCTGTTTGGCAAGGCTTGCGCTAGTTCTGCCCAACCAACAATTCCACTATGTAGAACTAGGATCACAACGAACCCAGCTAGCCCAACGTCTCACTCGTCAAAAATGGCGCTAAAACATGTCAAACCGTGATATCGTGTGTGGTTTTCTATCACGATAACGGGTTAAATGGATAGTCGACTTGGGGAAGCGAACTCCAGCGGGGATCGTGGGGTTTTCGTTCAGGTGAACAGCATGCTCCACCCCATCCGCATGCAACACATCGGACGCATCGCGATCAGCAGGCAGGGAGTTTGATGAGGATGCTTTGATAGTCATATTCCCGTGATCAGTTATTTGTTATTTTGAAGATATATAATTCAAAATCCTGCCAGTTCCGAGCACATTGAActtcaaacaaaagacctTCCCTCGCTCCCGACTTGAAATCGCGGGGCTCTTTACATATTATCGTCGAACCGCCGCAAGATCTAAAGATCACGCGGAGGCCCAAAACGAGCGGTCTCCCTCGTGCTGGTGAATCTTGGTTGTATACAATAAACCATTCGCTTTATTGCTCTACCAAAACTCGACTCAATTTGAGCGCCCTATCAATACCACTCGTGCGCATTGTATGAGTCGAGTTGTCTATGCTGTCAGTCAATCATCTCTGTCTCAAGTTGAAGCGAAGCACTTGTTTACGTGCCACCAACCGTCGTCATTTTGAAAATTGCACGCCCGAAGTGGGGTCCAGACCGAGAAGTCCCGTTATAGGCTCCGACGGCGCACCGTGCACGACTCCAACACCTTACTCGCAATCGGCCTGAGCGGCACGGATGCGTTACAGCACTGATCCTAGTAGAAGCTTCCCGCACGACGCCAGCGGAGTCGTCGAGTTGCCAGCGGAGTCGTCGAGTTGCCAGCGGCGACAGGCTCGTGACATCCAATGCCAACTGCTTTTGCTGCCTTGCCTGCATCCTACCTTGCCTGGCTTACCTAGGTCAGATAGCTTGGCCTGACGGATCGGATACTATTTGCCGTTCATCCCAGCAACTTCAATCTTTTTCCTTGATATGACATCTCTTTTCGTCTTTGCTTTTACTACTCATCTTGCAAAAGTCTCGCGAGCACGGGCTTAAAAACCTGCAAACG is from Pyricularia oryzae 70-15 chromosome 2, whole genome shotgun sequence and encodes:
- a CDS encoding 26S protease regulatory subunit 8 encodes the protein MALDNYYHNKIEAMKLEILKGQAVLRRLEAQRNDYNSRVRLLREELGLLQQPGSYVGEVVKVMGTKKVLVKVHPEGKYVVDIADSVDITKLTVGKRVTLLSDSYKLEKMLPSSVDPLVSLMMVEKVPDSTYDMIGGLDQQIKEIKEVIELGLKHPELFESLGIAQPKGVLLYGPPGTGKTLLARAVAHHTDCKFIRVSGSELVQKYIGEGSRMVRELFVMAREHAPSIIFMDEIDSIGSSRVEGTSGGDSEVQRTMLELLNQLDGFEPTKNIKVIMATNRLDILDPALLRPGRIDRKIEFPPPSVEARADILRIHSRKMNLTRGINLTKIAEKMNGCSGAELKGVCTEAGMYALRERRVHVTQEDFELATAKILNKHDDKEGKKRRMRSLSGKLKSACCVGIPLKPPQHICFPRPQLHPEVKEQTPGGMA